A genomic region of Candidatus Blochmanniella pennsylvanica str. BPEN contains the following coding sequences:
- the grxD gene encoding Grx4 family monothiol glutaredoxin, with the protein MNNAIEKIKNQIKENPIVLYMKGTPSAPKCGFSSKAAQILSTYTQSFFYIDVLIHVDVRNALPIFSNWPTFPQLWIEGKLIGGSDIILNMSHSGTLKTLIDQVKLRHNLN; encoded by the coding sequence ATGAACAATGCAATAGAAAAAATTAAAAATCAAATAAAAGAAAATCCTATCGTTTTATATATGAAAGGCACTCCTAGCGCTCCTAAGTGTGGCTTTTCATCAAAAGCCGCACAAATATTATCTACTTATACTCAATCATTTTTTTACATTGACGTATTGATTCATGTAGATGTTAGAAACGCTCTGCCAATATTTTCTAATTGGCCTACTTTTCCTCAATTATGGATAGAAGGCAAATTAATAGGTGGGTCTGATATCATACTCAACATGAGTCACAGCGGTACACTAAAAACTCTAATTGATCAGGTAAAACTAAGACATAATTTAAATTGA
- a CDS encoding riboflavin synthase — MFSGIIQAVVPIHAIYEVTNFKTYTVILPTYLLSNLKIGCSISNNGCCLTVIAMKYNLVSFNVIHETLKLTNIGMLKLGDLTNIERSIGYHSEIGGHLMSGHIDCTGKIIKIITSKNNKIIWFSIKKKYLKKYILQQGSIGVDGVSLTVSKIVNNYIRICLTPYTAIQTTLGGKKIGNIVNIEVDIIIKSAINSFERTWSIINLQKK; from the coding sequence ATGTTTTCAGGTATTATACAAGCTGTTGTTCCAATACATGCAATTTATGAAGTAACCAATTTTAAAACATATACAGTTATATTACCCACATATCTACTCTCAAATTTAAAAATTGGTTGCTCTATATCAAATAATGGATGCTGTTTGACTGTTATTGCCATGAAATATAATTTGGTTAGTTTTAATGTAATACATGAAACACTAAAACTAACTAATATAGGTATGTTAAAATTAGGAGATTTAACCAATATAGAAAGATCGATCGGTTATCATTCTGAAATTGGTGGGCATTTAATGAGCGGACATATTGACTGCACTGGAAAAATTATAAAAATAATTACTTCAAAAAACAACAAAATAATATGGTTTAGTATAAAAAAAAAATATCTTAAAAAATATATTTTACAGCAAGGATCAATTGGCGTAGATGGAGTAAGTCTTACAGTAAGTAAAATAGTCAATAATTACATACGTATTTGTTTAACTCCATACACTGCAATACAAACAACGCTTGGTGGAAAAAAAATAGGCAATATAGTAAATATTGAAGTTGACATTATTATAAAATCTGCTATAAACAGCTTTGAAAGGACATGGTCTATTATTAATTTGCAAAAAAAATAA
- the slyA gene encoding transcriptional regulator SlyA, translated as MESPLGSDLARLVRIWRALIDHRLKPLKLTQTHWITLHNICQLPPEQSQIQLAKAIGIEQPSLVRTLDQLEEKSLIIRHTCLNDRRAKRIKLTDNARPVINEVNRVISITRNEIFNGISNEETIFLNKIISKLEKNIINLHNKN; from the coding sequence TTGGAATCACCATTAGGATCAGATTTAGCACGCCTCGTAAGAATATGGCGTGCTTTAATTGATCATCGTTTAAAACCTTTAAAACTTACACAAACACATTGGATTACATTGCATAATATTTGTCAATTACCTCCGGAACAATCTCAAATACAATTAGCAAAAGCCATAGGAATAGAACAACCATCTCTAGTACGAACACTCGATCAACTTGAAGAAAAATCATTAATTATAAGACATACTTGTCTGAATGATCGACGAGCTAAACGAATTAAATTAACTGATAACGCTAGACCTGTTATTAATGAAGTAAATCGTGTCATTTCTATCACTAGAAATGAAATTTTTAACGGAATTAGTAATGAGGAAACAATTTTTCTAAATAAAATTATTTCTAAATTAGAAAAAAACATTATAAATTTACATAATAAGAATTAG
- the pdxH gene encoding pyridoxamine 5'-phosphate oxidase, whose protein sequence is MLIDKTNISNIRREYISGQLRHTDLTNQPIQLFSVWLHQAYFSKIPDPTAMCLATVDHTGQPYQRVVLLKNFTNKEMIFYTNLSSRKAMHLANNPKVSLCFLWNVIDRQVIITGSVDKLPEKEVLKYFYTRPKNNQISTWVSNQSKVISSKDLLENKFLEFKKNHLHKKVPFPEFWGGYKININSMEFWQGGTHRLHDRFIYQRYKHTWRIYRLSP, encoded by the coding sequence ATGCTAATAGACAAAACTAACATTTCTAACATCAGACGAGAATATATATCTGGCCAATTGCGTCATACAGATTTAACTAATCAGCCTATTCAGTTATTTTCAGTATGGTTGCATCAGGCGTATTTTTCAAAAATACCTGATCCTACTGCAATGTGTTTAGCTACAGTAGATCACACTGGTCAACCCTATCAACGTGTGGTGTTATTAAAGAATTTTACTAATAAAGAAATGATATTCTATACTAATCTTAGTAGCCGTAAGGCTATGCATTTAGCCAATAACCCAAAAGTTAGTTTATGTTTTCTTTGGAATGTTATAGATAGGCAAGTAATAATAACAGGCAGTGTAGATAAACTTCCAGAAAAAGAAGTATTAAAATATTTTTATACACGCCCAAAAAATAATCAAATTAGTACATGGGTATCTAATCAATCTAAAGTTATTTCCTCTAAAGATTTACTAGAAAATAAATTTTTAGAATTTAAAAAAAATCATCTCCATAAAAAAGTACCATTTCCCGAATTTTGGGGCGGATATAAAATTAATATAAATAGCATGGAGTTCTGGCAAGGCGGAACACATCGATTACATGATCGATTCATATATCAACGATATAAACATACATGGCGTATTTACCGTTTATCTCCATAA
- the rnt gene encoding ribonuclease T codes for MICKDDHSTLRARFRGFYPVVVDVETAGLDANINALLEIAVATFKMDEYGWLCVDGSLNFHIKSFPGAIIQPESLAFNGIDLNSPLRAAVTEQEALHEIFEMVRQGIKTQGCSRAIIVAHNAFFDHSFLMAAVERVSFMEKNPFHPFVMFDTATLSGLVFGQTVLAKACACAGVFFDKNKAHSALYDTERTAMLFCELVNKWKRLGGWPLTPCCIES; via the coding sequence ATGATTTGTAAGGACGATCACAGTACTCTTCGAGCAAGATTTCGTGGGTTTTATCCAGTTGTAGTTGATGTAGAGACAGCAGGTCTTGACGCTAATATTAATGCTTTATTAGAAATTGCTGTTGCTACATTTAAAATGGACGAATATGGTTGGTTGTGTGTAGATGGTTCTCTTAATTTTCATATTAAATCATTTCCTGGAGCTATTATTCAGCCAGAATCATTGGCGTTTAATGGAATTGATTTAAATAGTCCTTTAAGAGCGGCAGTGACGGAACAAGAAGCATTACATGAAATTTTCGAAATGGTGCGCCAAGGCATCAAAACTCAAGGATGTAGTCGTGCTATTATCGTAGCACACAATGCTTTTTTTGATCACAGTTTTTTAATGGCAGCAGTAGAACGTGTAAGTTTTATGGAAAAAAATCCATTTCACCCTTTTGTTATGTTCGATACAGCTACTTTAAGTGGATTAGTATTTGGGCAAACTGTATTAGCTAAAGCGTGTGCATGTGCGGGTGTTTTTTTTGATAAAAACAAAGCGCATTCCGCATTATATGACACTGAGCGCACCGCAATGTTATTTTGTGAACTGGTAAATAAATGGAAAAGACTTGGCGGTTGGCCATTAACTCCTTGTTGTATCGAGTCTTAA